A section of the Candidatus Hydrogenedentota bacterium genome encodes:
- a CDS encoding tetratricopeptide repeat protein — protein MDARESKERFKRADTLFREGEYQQALHILSGLNQAFPNTKNVLYPAAMCLEKLGRGADALPICDQLIEQFNDPRAIALKERISQMPTPKPADNLFGLDFSGLDDSAIQGDLLDIPSTTLQYKPVEPEPFPWLKYSLIGLGVILLLAIIIVPLVNYEPPPPGAVEATATGVTSANRAMIYMGALATFVVIIGFQTVGAYIALMLMRSLPYEDVWSNSFNISASVMVATLLESSFFGIFLTILWFAKAYNLGFVGLCFFYIFRIIFFIVGLMVGMAVFTGSLALALRDVMGT, from the coding sequence GTGGACGCTCGTGAAAGTAAAGAACGATTCAAGCGCGCGGACACCCTGTTTCGCGAAGGCGAGTACCAGCAGGCCCTCCACATCCTCTCGGGCCTGAATCAGGCCTTCCCCAATACGAAAAACGTGCTCTACCCCGCCGCCATGTGCCTGGAAAAACTGGGACGCGGCGCGGACGCCCTGCCCATCTGCGATCAGCTCATCGAGCAGTTCAACGACCCCAGGGCCATCGCGCTGAAGGAACGCATCAGCCAGATGCCGACGCCCAAACCCGCCGACAACCTCTTTGGCCTCGACTTTTCCGGGCTGGACGACTCCGCGATTCAGGGCGATCTACTCGACATCCCATCCACGACGCTCCAGTACAAGCCCGTCGAGCCCGAACCTTTCCCCTGGCTCAAATATAGCCTGATCGGCCTCGGCGTAATCCTTCTGCTCGCCATCATCATCGTCCCTCTGGTGAACTATGAGCCGCCGCCGCCCGGCGCCGTCGAGGCCACCGCGACCGGGGTCACCTCGGCAAACCGCGCCATGATCTATATGGGCGCCCTCGCCACCTTCGTCGTCATCATCGGATTCCAGACCGTCGGCGCCTATATCGCCCTCATGCTGATGCGCTCCCTGCCCTACGAGGACGTGTGGAGCAACTCGTTCAACATCAGCGCCAGCGTAATGGTGGCCACACTTCTGGAAAGTTCTTTTTTCGGCATTTTCCTGACCATCCTGTGGTTTGCAAAAGCCTACAACCTGGGATTCGTCGGCCTGTGTTTCTTCTATATCTTCCGCATCATCTTCTTCATCGTGGGATTGATGGTCGGTATGGCCGTATTCACGGGAAGCCTCGCTCTGGCCCTCCGCGACGTGATGGGCACATAG
- a CDS encoding tetratricopeptide repeat protein: MQDTGAIMVEGQASRDKFKRADQLFRDGDFAQALVLLEELDREHPDTRNILVPMAMCLDRLGRPEEALPLAERLTRQFADSRARALADRLRLPRALPEVHVDALIGDHDYAAAYDLPDLGPGTTVPVPEQSEVEESRWPMALLCGGCALLIFGLLLLPMFSGQGESGASSTGAGTLSPEQTGVVIGIVLLAFAYSIVAGTITGILGLGALGKLPANTIGGIVLDVGGTILVVNLISAVLTLLVARAESPALGIAVAIIQIAILLYAFHRNYHLGFGNLIAFAVIYFVLSCVLVALPVMALVGATGIMAFFLG; encoded by the coding sequence ATGCAAGACACGGGAGCGATCATGGTGGAAGGGCAGGCAAGTCGAGATAAGTTCAAGCGCGCGGACCAATTGTTCCGGGACGGAGACTTCGCGCAGGCGCTGGTACTGCTGGAAGAGCTCGACCGGGAGCACCCGGACACGCGCAATATCCTGGTGCCCATGGCCATGTGTCTGGACCGGCTGGGCCGACCGGAAGAAGCCCTCCCCCTGGCGGAGCGGCTGACGCGGCAGTTCGCCGATTCAAGAGCGCGCGCACTGGCGGACCGCCTGCGTCTGCCCCGGGCCCTGCCCGAAGTTCACGTGGACGCCCTGATCGGCGATCATGATTATGCAGCCGCCTATGATCTGCCCGACCTCGGACCGGGAACCACCGTCCCCGTGCCCGAACAGTCCGAAGTGGAAGAGTCCCGGTGGCCCATGGCGCTGCTCTGCGGTGGCTGCGCTTTGCTTATTTTCGGGCTGCTCCTGCTGCCCATGTTTTCCGGGCAGGGCGAAAGCGGCGCATCATCCACCGGCGCGGGGACCTTGTCGCCGGAGCAGACCGGGGTCGTAATCGGCATCGTGCTCCTTGCCTTCGCCTACTCCATCGTGGCCGGAACGATCACCGGAATCCTCGGCCTGGGCGCCCTGGGCAAGCTTCCCGCCAACACCATCGGCGGAATCGTCCTGGACGTCGGGGGGACCATCCTGGTCGTAAACCTCATCTCCGCCGTGCTCACCCTCCTCGTCGCGCGGGCCGAGTCCCCCGCCCTGGGCATTGCCGTCGCCATCATCCAGATTGCCATCCTACTCTACGCGTTCCACCGCAACTACCATCTCGGATTTGGCAACCTGATTGCCTTTGCCGTCATTTACTTCGTGTTGTCGTGCGTGCTGGTGGCGCTCCCCGTCATGGCGCTCGTGGGCGCGACCGGGATCATGGCCTTTTTCCTCGGCTGA
- a CDS encoding NUDIX hydrolase, producing MSYEPPEPFAYNYCGNCGRALVVACDGQSDKPHCPACRRFFYHNPVPAACCFVSRGPGELLVARRAVEPCKGEWCLPGGFIELGESSEEAALRELREETNLRATHAQLLGVSTRQSPISGAVLVLGYIVDEWEGEAEMRPDSDASELRFCARTAWPDLAFSVHRELLALYARIRGL from the coding sequence ATGTCTTACGAGCCACCAGAACCCTTCGCCTATAACTACTGCGGCAACTGCGGTCGCGCGCTGGTCGTGGCCTGCGATGGCCAGAGCGACAAACCCCATTGCCCGGCCTGTCGCCGGTTCTTCTATCATAATCCCGTCCCGGCGGCGTGCTGCTTTGTATCCCGCGGCCCCGGGGAGCTCCTTGTTGCCCGCCGGGCGGTTGAACCGTGCAAGGGCGAATGGTGCCTGCCGGGCGGCTTCATCGAGCTGGGAGAAAGCTCGGAAGAGGCGGCGCTGCGCGAACTCCGGGAGGAGACCAATCTCCGCGCGACCCATGCGCAACTTCTGGGGGTGAGCACGCGGCAGAGCCCGATATCCGGGGCGGTGCTCGTGCTGGGCTATATTGTGGACGAGTGGGAGGGTGAGGCGGAGATGCGGCCCGACTCCGATGCGTCGGAGCTGCGGTTTTGTGCCCGAACAGCATGGCCGGATCTTGCCTTCAGCGTGCATCGCGAGCTGCTTGCGCTGTATGCGCGCATCCGGGGGCTTTGA
- a CDS encoding HDOD domain-containing protein, with product MTLTQSNALKRIQTHGEVPTLPEIMIRVLDVLEDEHSSADDITAILSSDPVITARVLRLANSAFFGSRFQIDSIHRAVVTVGFEAVKQLTLATTVLQSFSRCPQHCLDPNDFWMHALGSAKAAQLVAFSTRQISMPEACFTGGLLHDLGKLMLSISLGDEYGEVLRRAGEERCDLRVMEQRLLQTDHAEVGGWLMQQWGFPALIVSAIQHAYTAEWYTGPFQKEVLIVSIASDMARQSGFGHAGETTEPTLNFDRIGALGLEMSQIEEICETLAIMKDDARTLLGLFQQA from the coding sequence ATGACACTCACCCAGAGCAATGCGCTTAAGCGCATTCAGACCCATGGCGAAGTTCCGACTTTGCCCGAGATCATGATCCGGGTATTGGATGTATTGGAAGACGAACATTCCTCCGCCGATGACATCACGGCGATTTTGTCGTCGGACCCGGTCATCACGGCGCGGGTGCTGCGGCTGGCAAATTCGGCGTTTTTCGGGTCGCGCTTTCAGATCGATAGTATTCACCGCGCGGTGGTTACCGTGGGCTTTGAGGCGGTGAAACAGTTGACCCTGGCGACGACGGTGCTCCAGAGTTTCTCGCGCTGCCCGCAGCATTGCCTGGATCCCAACGATTTCTGGATGCACGCCCTGGGCAGTGCGAAGGCGGCCCAACTGGTGGCCTTCAGCACGCGCCAGATTTCCATGCCGGAGGCGTGCTTCACGGGCGGGCTGCTCCACGACCTGGGGAAGTTGATGCTTTCCATTTCACTCGGGGATGAGTATGGGGAAGTTCTCCGGCGCGCCGGGGAAGAGCGCTGCGACCTCCGGGTGATGGAGCAGCGCCTGCTCCAGACGGATCATGCGGAGGTGGGAGGCTGGCTGATGCAGCAGTGGGGCTTTCCCGCACTGATCGTGTCGGCGATCCAGCACGCCTATACGGCGGAATGGTACACGGGGCCCTTTCAGAAGGAGGTCCTGATCGTTTCGATCGCCAGCGACATGGCGCGCCAGTCGGGCTTTGGTCACGCGGGAGAGACCACAGAACCGACTCTGAACTTTGACCGGATCGGCGCGCTCGGGCTGGAGATGTCCCAGATCGAGGAGATCTGCGAGACGCTTGCGATCATGAAAGACGATGCGCGCACCCTGCTGGGGCTCTTTCAGCAGGCTTGA
- a CDS encoding GAF domain-containing protein has protein sequence MNANAALMQMTERYEALVRDFGLLSQIEALEGERLSTADACARLVALIALEGIAEYCSIMLLDREGSYLELRAVATRYSVQGFSLDSDVWKGKRFALSEGIAGQVAATGIHVRINDTLADPNFLRLPDSPVHIRSLMCFPLVDQGETLGVINLSQGRPDFFSVDRERAMVLVASRIGRILGRTLHAATAHEGDGAGLLLLLDREGRVRRISDNCGALTGMSASEWVGDGHRWADFVAERDRADYGAYRASLEKGLPSESYTYGFVGPDGAERRLIEYAIPVQLDVPDGGWIVSVREDSTGALNGRWPSSPAASRLLHAQRIHTMGQLASGIVHDLNSLLTGIVGNLDLALVSNSGDESADLIARARTASIRGADIVSKMINFGRAGTREGEQIPLNPAGVLEEAAGMLRSSLDPRIVMEVAIPPSVSTVCADGGQLCQVLINLGMNARDALEQRGPEGAVSDWTLKMGVENIHLDEHTAGPWGQSLAGDFVRIYVADNGIGMTPEVLARIYEPFFTTKAQGKGTGLGLSTAYRIVRHHRGWLDVQSTPRRGTTFSIYLPACPVEVTAQDDADRASESEGPACVLLVDDEALVRNLGAAILKRLGYQAITAKDGKEGLDTFKEHRDTIGLVILDLQMPDMGGETVLQQIRELDPGMPIVYSTGMAYFESDGLPEHLRPTGMLKKPYLIATMSEIVKDALSRRR, from the coding sequence ATGAACGCAAATGCCGCACTCATGCAAATGACGGAACGCTACGAGGCCCTCGTGCGGGATTTCGGGCTCTTGAGTCAAATAGAGGCGCTGGAAGGCGAACGGCTTTCCACGGCGGACGCTTGCGCGCGTCTGGTAGCGCTGATCGCGCTGGAGGGTATCGCCGAGTATTGCTCCATCATGCTGCTCGACCGGGAGGGTAGCTATCTTGAATTGCGGGCCGTGGCCACACGCTATTCCGTCCAGGGTTTCTCGCTGGACTCCGACGTGTGGAAGGGCAAGCGCTTCGCCCTGAGCGAAGGAATCGCCGGCCAGGTGGCGGCCACCGGTATTCATGTTCGCATCAACGACACGCTTGCGGATCCAAATTTTCTGCGCCTCCCCGACAGTCCAGTGCATATACGCTCGCTCATGTGCTTTCCCCTGGTGGATCAGGGCGAGACCCTGGGGGTCATCAATTTGAGCCAGGGGCGTCCGGATTTTTTCAGTGTGGATCGGGAGCGGGCGATGGTGCTGGTGGCCTCGCGTATTGGGCGGATCCTGGGGCGCACACTTCATGCGGCGACCGCGCATGAAGGCGACGGCGCCGGATTGCTGCTGTTGCTGGATCGGGAGGGCCGGGTCCGGCGCATCAGCGACAACTGCGGGGCGCTGACCGGGATGAGCGCTTCCGAGTGGGTCGGCGACGGGCATCGCTGGGCCGATTTTGTGGCGGAGCGGGACCGGGCCGACTATGGCGCGTATCGCGCGTCGCTGGAGAAAGGGCTGCCGAGCGAAAGCTATACCTACGGGTTTGTCGGACCGGACGGAGCGGAGCGGCGGCTCATCGAGTATGCAATCCCCGTCCAGTTGGACGTGCCCGATGGCGGGTGGATCGTGTCGGTTCGGGAAGATTCGACCGGGGCGTTGAACGGGCGCTGGCCGTCGAGCCCCGCGGCGTCCCGTCTGCTTCATGCCCAGCGCATTCACACGATGGGCCAGTTGGCGAGCGGGATCGTACACGATTTGAACAGCCTGCTTACGGGAATCGTGGGCAATCTGGATCTGGCCCTCGTATCCAATTCCGGAGATGAGTCGGCGGATCTTATTGCGCGGGCCCGCACCGCGAGCATACGCGGCGCGGATATCGTGAGCAAGATGATCAATTTTGGCCGCGCGGGGACCCGAGAGGGCGAGCAAATTCCCCTGAATCCGGCGGGCGTACTCGAGGAGGCCGCGGGCATGCTGCGCAGTTCGCTGGATCCCCGGATCGTCATGGAGGTGGCCATTCCCCCGTCGGTATCGACCGTTTGCGCGGACGGCGGGCAACTGTGCCAGGTCTTGATCAACCTGGGGATGAACGCCCGCGACGCGTTGGAGCAGCGCGGGCCCGAGGGCGCCGTTTCGGACTGGACCCTGAAGATGGGGGTGGAAAATATCCATCTGGACGAGCACACCGCCGGGCCCTGGGGCCAGTCGCTTGCGGGGGACTTTGTGCGCATTTACGTGGCCGACAACGGCATCGGGATGACGCCGGAAGTGCTGGCGCGGATCTACGAACCCTTTTTCACCACCAAGGCTCAGGGCAAGGGCACCGGGCTCGGCCTGTCAACCGCTTACCGGATCGTGAGGCATCATCGCGGCTGGCTCGATGTACAGAGCACGCCCCGCAGGGGTACGACCTTCAGCATCTACCTGCCGGCCTGCCCGGTCGAGGTGACCGCTCAAGACGACGCCGATAGGGCCTCGGAGTCCGAGGGGCCCGCGTGTGTGTTGCTGGTGGATGACGAGGCGCTGGTGCGCAACCTTGGTGCGGCCATTTTGAAGCGGCTGGGGTACCAGGCCATCACGGCGAAGGACGGCAAAGAGGGCCTCGACACCTTCAAGGAGCACCGCGACACGATCGGGCTGGTGATTCTCGATCTTCAAATGCCCGACATGGGCGGCGAGACCGTGCTCCAGCAGATCCGGGAACTCGATCCGGGCATGCCCATCGTCTATTCGACGGGCATGGCGTATTTCGAATCCGATGGTCTGCCCGAGCACCTGCGCCCTACGGGCATGCTCAAGAAGCCGTACCTCATCGCCACCATGTCGGAGATTGTCAAAGACGCGCTCAGCCGCCGCCGCTAG
- the purE gene encoding 5-(carboxyamino)imidazole ribonucleotide mutase has translation MSENSTPLVGIVMGSQSDWDVMVRAHDILNELGIAHECRVLSAHRTPDDLVEWLKDIEARGAEVFIAGAGVAAALPGVVAAYSTRPVLGVPVDSGPLKGQDALLAIVQMPPGIPVGTLAIGKAGATNAGLLAAAILANKYPELTGKIAAYRKAQADKVRSAKVPPEA, from the coding sequence ATGAGTGAAAATTCCACGCCCCTCGTGGGCATCGTGATGGGCAGCCAGTCCGACTGGGACGTGATGGTGCGCGCCCACGACATCCTGAATGAACTGGGCATTGCCCATGAATGCCGGGTCCTCTCCGCGCACCGCACGCCGGACGACCTCGTGGAATGGCTTAAGGACATCGAAGCGCGCGGGGCCGAAGTGTTCATCGCCGGCGCCGGCGTCGCGGCCGCCCTTCCCGGCGTGGTCGCCGCCTACTCGACCCGGCCCGTCCTGGGCGTGCCGGTGGACAGCGGCCCCCTCAAGGGCCAGGATGCCCTCCTGGCCATCGTCCAGATGCCCCCCGGAATCCCCGTGGGCACCCTGGCCATCGGCAAAGCCGGCGCCACGAACGCCGGGCTTCTGGCCGCCGCCATCCTGGCCAACAAGTACCCCGAACTGACCGGAAAGATCGCGGCTTACCGCAAAGCGCAGGCCGACAAGGTTCGCAGCGCGAAAGTTCCCCCGGAGGCCTGA
- a CDS encoding M23 family metallopeptidase, which translates to MIHALLLLLAAAAPAESGYVWPLKLEPALTSSFAEYRPGRFHAGIDLRTGGIGREVFAAGDGYISRVRCSPYGYGKAVYLQLADGNSAIYAHLSGYYPALADFVRAEQHRAKNYTIDVTLRPGQFPIQRGQLIALSGQTGIGAPHLHYELRNASEEPINPRLLGVEWPDSTPPQIRKIVVAPRGMDGRVNGDVLPVVLDVVRNEQGQFRTASVDLSGFVGFGADVLDPGAGGYNLGIHQLRLLVAGQEAFRMRHDLMSYTDHKNAAVSYHPQMREDGRFLVLWRWPGNRCDSYSHSPNDGWVAAPDTAAEFIVEASDFLGNNVEVTIPVRPGRDVAAKAAGQGVELSPLGPDLLVSARFAQADAESPTLLVNGSEGPAFSAMNEHVYRALFAPQTGGLYTLEVRHPGLEVAPRDVAVWVQGAPERTIALGDLQITAGPKAPYGRLMLRAWTLDNPPDHPMPARSAAWEVWPDSAPLFEDATVSFPLDPGVTPAKNIHIYRRKGNGWSREDTSIKGGRATFKMDAPGVFMAMEDHEAPGFANVSPMEGYATQTRRPEIRANVSDKGSGIADFSMHCGTQWLLTAYDPEHDEIRWEQDEDLPSGPQTVTLTVTDEAGNSRNYERKLVLP; encoded by the coding sequence ATGATCCATGCCCTTCTCCTGCTCCTCGCCGCCGCGGCTCCGGCGGAATCCGGCTATGTGTGGCCACTCAAACTGGAGCCCGCCCTCACCTCCAGCTTCGCGGAATACCGCCCCGGTCGCTTTCACGCGGGTATCGATCTGCGCACCGGCGGCATTGGCCGCGAAGTCTTCGCCGCGGGTGATGGCTACATAAGCCGGGTACGCTGCTCCCCCTATGGCTATGGCAAGGCCGTCTATCTCCAACTGGCCGATGGAAACTCCGCCATTTACGCCCACCTCTCGGGCTACTATCCCGCCCTGGCCGACTTCGTCCGCGCGGAACAGCACCGCGCGAAAAACTACACCATCGACGTTACGCTGCGCCCCGGTCAATTCCCCATTCAGCGCGGCCAGCTCATTGCCCTCAGCGGCCAGACGGGCATCGGCGCGCCACACCTGCACTATGAACTGCGCAACGCGTCGGAAGAGCCCATCAACCCCCGCCTGCTGGGCGTGGAGTGGCCCGATTCGACGCCGCCCCAGATTCGAAAGATTGTCGTCGCGCCCAGGGGCATGGACGGTCGCGTGAACGGCGACGTGCTCCCCGTCGTGCTCGACGTCGTCCGAAATGAGCAGGGCCAATTTCGCACCGCGTCCGTCGACCTCTCCGGATTCGTCGGCTTCGGCGCGGATGTCCTCGATCCCGGCGCGGGCGGCTACAACCTGGGCATCCACCAGTTGCGTCTGCTGGTGGCGGGCCAGGAAGCCTTCCGCATGCGGCATGATCTCATGAGCTATACCGACCACAAGAACGCGGCTGTCTCCTACCACCCCCAGATGCGCGAAGATGGGCGATTCCTGGTCCTCTGGCGCTGGCCCGGCAACCGCTGCGACAGTTACAGCCATAGTCCGAATGACGGTTGGGTCGCCGCGCCGGACACGGCTGCGGAATTCATCGTCGAGGCTTCGGACTTCCTCGGCAACAACGTCGAGGTCACCATACCCGTACGTCCCGGTCGGGACGTCGCCGCGAAGGCCGCGGGGCAGGGTGTGGAGCTCAGCCCGCTGGGTCCGGACCTCCTCGTCAGTGCCCGATTCGCCCAAGCCGACGCGGAGTCCCCCACCCTTCTGGTCAACGGTAGCGAAGGCCCGGCCTTTTCCGCCATGAACGAGCACGTGTACCGGGCGCTCTTTGCTCCCCAGACAGGTGGCCTTTACACCCTCGAAGTTCGACACCCGGGCCTGGAGGTTGCCCCGCGCGACGTAGCCGTTTGGGTCCAGGGGGCGCCGGAAAGAACCATTGCGCTGGGCGATCTCCAGATCACCGCTGGACCGAAGGCCCCCTATGGTCGATTGATGTTGCGGGCCTGGACTTTGGACAATCCGCCTGACCACCCCATGCCGGCCCGCAGCGCCGCCTGGGAAGTCTGGCCGGACAGCGCTCCCCTCTTCGAGGACGCCACGGTTTCTTTTCCCCTCGATCCGGGAGTTACACCGGCCAAAAACATCCATATCTATCGCCGAAAAGGCAACGGATGGAGCCGTGAAGACACCTCCATCAAGGGCGGGCGCGCCACGTTCAAGATGGACGCGCCCGGCGTCTTCATGGCGATGGAAGACCATGAAGCGCCGGGCTTCGCCAATGTCAGCCCCATGGAAGGCTACGCGACCCAGACCCGGCGCCCCGAAATCCGCGCGAACGTGTCGGATAAGGGCAGCGGTATCGCCGATTTTTCCATGCACTGCGGCACGCAATGGCTCCTCACGGCCTACGACCCCGAACACGACGAAATCCGCTGGGAACAGGATGAAGACCTGCCGAGCGGCCCCCAGACCGTGACCCTCACGGTGACGGATGAGGCGGGCAATTCGAGAAATTACGAACGGAAGCTGGTGCTGCCGTGA
- a CDS encoding peptidyl-prolyl cis-trans isomerase, which produces MKCPNALRGILLPALVLAATAGAQAPDLSAMDTVQRALPDGPVALVDGKPVTREDFMFLYQSQLARLEFAADGKEIPDDVRVKAGINTIAELIQREIVSQYGERKQLKVTQAEIDEAYAKQMKLLIKEFTAPTHTPTEAEILERSGQSKEDAMRDIYKALMVEKATKALAEEKKVEVTDKEAKEFYDRNTERFQRPDTIHLKQIYARPGENPATADEKAWAAAEKKIMDAEARFKVGESFEGVAKAVSDGKDKDNGGDMGPRPAQALPPVYVEKAKTMKVGDTTPPFKSEHGWHIIRLVAREGSANVPFEEAKEFIKNRLILVKRDAAVGEYCQPIMGDEERVQIFLQLRAPEENAPAEKAAASAPAEPAKKAETKKAEEKKPEEKKKKKKKDE; this is translated from the coding sequence ATGAAATGCCCTAATGCCCTCCGGGGAATCCTGTTGCCCGCCCTTGTACTGGCCGCCACCGCGGGCGCCCAGGCGCCCGACCTGTCCGCCATGGACACCGTGCAGCGCGCCCTGCCCGATGGTCCGGTCGCGCTTGTGGACGGCAAGCCCGTCACGCGCGAGGACTTCATGTTTCTTTACCAGAGCCAGCTCGCACGCTTGGAATTCGCCGCCGATGGCAAGGAAATCCCGGATGATGTGCGCGTTAAGGCCGGCATCAACACCATCGCGGAGTTGATCCAGCGCGAGATCGTCAGCCAGTACGGCGAGCGCAAGCAGTTGAAGGTTACTCAGGCCGAGATCGACGAAGCCTACGCCAAGCAGATGAAGCTCCTCATCAAGGAGTTTACCGCGCCCACCCACACCCCCACGGAGGCGGAAATCCTGGAGCGCTCCGGCCAGTCCAAAGAAGACGCCATGCGCGACATCTACAAGGCCCTCATGGTGGAAAAAGCCACCAAGGCCCTGGCCGAGGAAAAGAAGGTCGAAGTTACGGACAAGGAAGCCAAAGAGTTTTACGATCGCAACACCGAACGCTTCCAGCGCCCCGACACCATCCACCTGAAACAGATCTATGCCCGCCCCGGTGAAAACCCCGCCACGGCGGACGAAAAGGCCTGGGCGGCCGCGGAAAAGAAGATCATGGACGCGGAGGCCCGCTTCAAGGTCGGCGAGAGCTTCGAAGGCGTGGCCAAGGCCGTTTCCGATGGCAAGGACAAGGACAACGGCGGCGATATGGGCCCGCGTCCCGCACAAGCCCTGCCGCCGGTGTACGTGGAAAAAGCCAAGACCATGAAGGTGGGCGATACCACCCCCCCCTTCAAGAGTGAGCACGGCTGGCATATCATCCGCCTCGTGGCCCGTGAAGGCTCCGCGAACGTTCCCTTTGAAGAAGCCAAGGAATTCATCAAGAACCGCCTTATCCTCGTGAAGCGCGATGCCGCCGTGGGCGAATATTGCCAGCCCATTATGGGTGATGAAGAGCGGGTCCAGATCTTCCTCCAGCTTCGCGCTCCGGAAGAGAACGCCCCCGCGGAAAAGGCCGCGGCAAGCGCACCGGCCGAGCCCGCAAAGAAGGCGGAGACCAAGAAGGCCGAAGAGAAGAAGCCCGAAGAGAAGAAAAAGAAAAAGAAAAAAGACGAATAG
- a CDS encoding metallophosphoesterase: protein MTTPRDTLIHITDLHFWEIVKNPFALLNKRFLGNVNVIYRRRHEFHMPQAAVYGAHLASLGIRECLIGGDFTSTATHGEYRMGKEFVESLVRGGMNVHLMPGNHDVYTFESVRTRRFHQYFGAFAPSEGYPSRIDLPGGTPLILAPTVCPNLLSSAGRITDHEIAATRVLVEACPEGPILVSGHYPVLHRTAGYTSGKSRQLRNADALRRALGETGRDILYIAGHVHRFSYTRDDQYPNLLHLTTGAFFLKRPGDTCRGAFSTIRTDESGFSVAWHRFNADWETVDAEALPHC, encoded by the coding sequence ATGACCACACCCCGCGACACCCTCATCCACATCACCGATCTCCACTTCTGGGAGATCGTGAAGAATCCCTTTGCCCTGCTCAACAAGCGCTTCCTGGGCAACGTCAATGTCATCTACCGGCGCCGTCACGAATTCCATATGCCCCAGGCCGCCGTCTACGGCGCCCATCTGGCCAGTCTGGGCATCCGGGAATGCCTGATCGGGGGGGATTTCACCTCCACCGCCACCCACGGCGAATACCGCATGGGAAAGGAATTCGTGGAGAGCCTCGTACGCGGCGGAATGAACGTGCATCTCATGCCCGGCAACCACGACGTGTACACCTTCGAGTCCGTCCGCACCCGGCGCTTCCATCAGTACTTCGGCGCCTTCGCCCCCAGCGAGGGTTACCCCAGCCGCATCGATCTACCGGGCGGCACCCCGTTGATCCTGGCCCCGACGGTCTGTCCCAATCTGCTGTCCTCCGCCGGGCGCATCACTGATCACGAAATCGCGGCCACCCGCGTCCTGGTGGAAGCCTGCCCCGAAGGCCCCATCCTGGTATCGGGCCACTACCCCGTGCTGCACCGCACCGCCGGCTACACCAGTGGAAAATCCAGACAGTTGCGCAACGCCGATGCCCTTCGCCGGGCCCTCGGCGAGACGGGGCGAGACATCCTCTACATCGCCGGCCACGTGCATCGATTCAGTTACACCCGGGACGATCAATACCCCAATCTTCTCCATCTCACCACCGGCGCCTTCTTTCTCAAGCGGCCCGGGGACACCTGCCGGGGCGCGTTCAGCACCATTCGCACGGACGAATCGGGGTTCTCGGTGGCCTGGCACCGCTTTAACGCCGACTGGGAGACCGTGGACGCGGAAGCCCTGCCCCACTGCTGA